One Triticum dicoccoides isolate Atlit2015 ecotype Zavitan chromosome 5B, WEW_v2.0, whole genome shotgun sequence genomic window carries:
- the LOC119307516 gene encoding poly [ADP-ribose] polymerase tankyrase-2-like isoform X1, whose protein sequence is MASSHSSIDAALKKLPKKKGLRGAKDANGETMLHFASSQGCLVSCLFLFLVEEAGLDVNSESKTGVTPMVLAALQGNVEVTRYLLDHGGDPAMPDERGSTPLHNAAAAGHCEAVRLLLSKGVNLDPIHYQGTPLHLAAVEDQDQVVMVLLEHGADPNKAVHHVFSYLMMIVCGKSLKCMRQLIETGADVNACDYSGPTPFTEAVADGVTDFVKVLLDAGANPNIPNQHGAIPIKLAADSDRHKLVQILFPRTKPIKSLPDWSVDGIIRTVNSPKINAPPIGNAGLDVPRAAGQTMKAIMELLRVCTMYPLLVFLLAILLLSTGVHSISMIQVLVRALVDMT, encoded by the exons atgGCCTCCTCCCACTCCAGCATCGACGCCGCTCTCAAGA AACTACCAAAGAAGAAGGGCCTGCGGGGAGCCAAGGACGCGAATGGGGAAACCATGCTTCATTTCGCTTCGAGCCAGGGCTGCCTGGTGAGCTGCCTGTTCCTGTTCCTGGTGGAGGAGGCGGGGCTTGATGTCAACTCGGAGTCAAAGACAG GTGTGACACCCATGGTCCTCGCCGCACTCCAGGGAAATGTCGAGGTTACGAGGTACCTTCTTGATCATGGCGGTGACCCTGCGATGCCCGATGAGAGGGGCTCCACGCCGCTGCACAATGCAGCAGCGGCAG GGCACTGCGAGGCTGTAAGGCTATTGCTGTCGAAAGGAGTTAATCTGGATCCTATCCATTACCAAGGGACACCATTACACTTGGCTGCTGTGGAGGACCAAGATCAGGTTGTAATGGTTCTGCTGGAGCATGGGGCTGAT CCCAATAAAGCTGTTCATCACGTATTTTCATACCTCATGATGATTGTCTGTGGGAAGTCCTTGAAATGCATGAGGCAACTTATTGAG ACTGGTGCCGATGTGAACGCTTGTGATTACTCTGGGCCAACTCCTTTTACGGAGGCTGTTGCTGATGGCGTAACCGACTTTGTCAAGGTCTTGCTAGATGCTGGAGCCAACCCTAACATCCCTAACCAG catggagcaatacctATCAAGCTAGCAGCAGATAGTGATCGACACAAGCTTGTTCAAATTCTATTCCCTAGGACAAAACCAATTAAATCTCTGCCAGATTGGAGTGTTGATGGGATAATTAGAACTGTCAATTCTCCAAAAATCAATGCTCCTCCG ATTGGTAATGCAGGGTTAGATGTTCCACGAGCTGCAGGCCAAACCATGAAAGCAATTATGGAACTACTGAGAG TTTGTACTATGTACCCGTTGCTGGTCTTTTTGCTTGCCATCCTTCTATTATCGACTGGGGTGCATTCCATCAGCATGATACAAGTTTTAGTGAGGGCACTTGTCGATATGACATGA
- the LOC119307516 gene encoding 26S proteasome non-ATPase regulatory subunit 10-like isoform X2, whose translation MASSHSSIDAALKKLPKKKGLRGAKDANGETMLHFASSQGCLVSCLFLFLVEEAGLDVNSESKTGVTPMVLAALQGNVEVTRYLLDHGGDPAMPDERGSTPLHNAAAAGHCEAVRLLLSKGVNLDPIHYQGTPLHLAAVEDQDQVVMVLLEHGADTGADVNACDYSGPTPFTEAVADGVTDFVKVLLDAGANPNIPNQHGAIPIKLAADSDRHKLVQILFPRTKPIKSLPDWSVDGIIRTVNSPKINAPPIGNAGLDVPRAAGQTMKAIMELLRVCTMYPLLVFLLAILLLSTGVHSISMIQVLVRALVDMT comes from the exons atgGCCTCCTCCCACTCCAGCATCGACGCCGCTCTCAAGA AACTACCAAAGAAGAAGGGCCTGCGGGGAGCCAAGGACGCGAATGGGGAAACCATGCTTCATTTCGCTTCGAGCCAGGGCTGCCTGGTGAGCTGCCTGTTCCTGTTCCTGGTGGAGGAGGCGGGGCTTGATGTCAACTCGGAGTCAAAGACAG GTGTGACACCCATGGTCCTCGCCGCACTCCAGGGAAATGTCGAGGTTACGAGGTACCTTCTTGATCATGGCGGTGACCCTGCGATGCCCGATGAGAGGGGCTCCACGCCGCTGCACAATGCAGCAGCGGCAG GGCACTGCGAGGCTGTAAGGCTATTGCTGTCGAAAGGAGTTAATCTGGATCCTATCCATTACCAAGGGACACCATTACACTTGGCTGCTGTGGAGGACCAAGATCAGGTTGTAATGGTTCTGCTGGAGCATGGGGCTGAT ACTGGTGCCGATGTGAACGCTTGTGATTACTCTGGGCCAACTCCTTTTACGGAGGCTGTTGCTGATGGCGTAACCGACTTTGTCAAGGTCTTGCTAGATGCTGGAGCCAACCCTAACATCCCTAACCAG catggagcaatacctATCAAGCTAGCAGCAGATAGTGATCGACACAAGCTTGTTCAAATTCTATTCCCTAGGACAAAACCAATTAAATCTCTGCCAGATTGGAGTGTTGATGGGATAATTAGAACTGTCAATTCTCCAAAAATCAATGCTCCTCCG ATTGGTAATGCAGGGTTAGATGTTCCACGAGCTGCAGGCCAAACCATGAAAGCAATTATGGAACTACTGAGAG TTTGTACTATGTACCCGTTGCTGGTCTTTTTGCTTGCCATCCTTCTATTATCGACTGGGGTGCATTCCATCAGCATGATACAAGTTTTAGTGAGGGCACTTGTCGATATGACATGA
- the LOC119307516 gene encoding poly [ADP-ribose] polymerase tankyrase-2-like isoform X4, producing the protein MASSHSSIDAALKKLPKKKGLRGAKDANGETMLHFASSQGCLVSCLFLFLVEEAGLDVNSESKTGVTPMVLAALQGNVEVTRYLLDHGGDPAMPDERGSTPLHNAAAAGHCEAVRLLLSKGVNLDPIHYQGTPLHLAAVEDQDQVVMVLLEHGADHGAIPIKLAADSDRHKLVQILFPRTKPIKSLPDWSVDGIIRTVNSPKINAPPIGNAGLDVPRAAGQTMKAIMELLRVCTMYPLLVFLLAILLLSTGVHSISMIQVLVRALVDMT; encoded by the exons atgGCCTCCTCCCACTCCAGCATCGACGCCGCTCTCAAGA AACTACCAAAGAAGAAGGGCCTGCGGGGAGCCAAGGACGCGAATGGGGAAACCATGCTTCATTTCGCTTCGAGCCAGGGCTGCCTGGTGAGCTGCCTGTTCCTGTTCCTGGTGGAGGAGGCGGGGCTTGATGTCAACTCGGAGTCAAAGACAG GTGTGACACCCATGGTCCTCGCCGCACTCCAGGGAAATGTCGAGGTTACGAGGTACCTTCTTGATCATGGCGGTGACCCTGCGATGCCCGATGAGAGGGGCTCCACGCCGCTGCACAATGCAGCAGCGGCAG GGCACTGCGAGGCTGTAAGGCTATTGCTGTCGAAAGGAGTTAATCTGGATCCTATCCATTACCAAGGGACACCATTACACTTGGCTGCTGTGGAGGACCAAGATCAGGTTGTAATGGTTCTGCTGGAGCATGGGGCTGAT catggagcaatacctATCAAGCTAGCAGCAGATAGTGATCGACACAAGCTTGTTCAAATTCTATTCCCTAGGACAAAACCAATTAAATCTCTGCCAGATTGGAGTGTTGATGGGATAATTAGAACTGTCAATTCTCCAAAAATCAATGCTCCTCCG ATTGGTAATGCAGGGTTAGATGTTCCACGAGCTGCAGGCCAAACCATGAAAGCAATTATGGAACTACTGAGAG TTTGTACTATGTACCCGTTGCTGGTCTTTTTGCTTGCCATCCTTCTATTATCGACTGGGGTGCATTCCATCAGCATGATACAAGTTTTAGTGAGGGCACTTGTCGATATGACATGA
- the LOC119307516 gene encoding poly [ADP-ribose] polymerase tankyrase-2-like isoform X3: protein MASSHSSIDAALKKLPKKKGLRGAKDANGETMLHFASSQGCLVSCLFLFLVEEAGLDVNSESKTGVTPMVLAALQGNVEVTRYLLDHGGDPAMPDERGSTPLHNAAAAGHCEAVRLLLSKGVNLDPIHYQGTPLHLAAVEDQDQVVMVLLEHGADPNKAVHHVFSYLMMIVCGKSLKCMRQLIETGADVNACDYSGPTPFTEAVADGVTDFVKVLLDAGANPNIPNQHGAIPIKLAADSDRHKLVQILFPRTKPIKSLPDWSVDGIIRTVNSPKINAPPG, encoded by the exons atgGCCTCCTCCCACTCCAGCATCGACGCCGCTCTCAAGA AACTACCAAAGAAGAAGGGCCTGCGGGGAGCCAAGGACGCGAATGGGGAAACCATGCTTCATTTCGCTTCGAGCCAGGGCTGCCTGGTGAGCTGCCTGTTCCTGTTCCTGGTGGAGGAGGCGGGGCTTGATGTCAACTCGGAGTCAAAGACAG GTGTGACACCCATGGTCCTCGCCGCACTCCAGGGAAATGTCGAGGTTACGAGGTACCTTCTTGATCATGGCGGTGACCCTGCGATGCCCGATGAGAGGGGCTCCACGCCGCTGCACAATGCAGCAGCGGCAG GGCACTGCGAGGCTGTAAGGCTATTGCTGTCGAAAGGAGTTAATCTGGATCCTATCCATTACCAAGGGACACCATTACACTTGGCTGCTGTGGAGGACCAAGATCAGGTTGTAATGGTTCTGCTGGAGCATGGGGCTGAT CCCAATAAAGCTGTTCATCACGTATTTTCATACCTCATGATGATTGTCTGTGGGAAGTCCTTGAAATGCATGAGGCAACTTATTGAG ACTGGTGCCGATGTGAACGCTTGTGATTACTCTGGGCCAACTCCTTTTACGGAGGCTGTTGCTGATGGCGTAACCGACTTTGTCAAGGTCTTGCTAGATGCTGGAGCCAACCCTAACATCCCTAACCAG catggagcaatacctATCAAGCTAGCAGCAGATAGTGATCGACACAAGCTTGTTCAAATTCTATTCCCTAGGACAAAACCAATTAAATCTCTGCCAGATTGGAGTGTTGATGGGATAATTAGAACTGTCAATTCTCCAAAAATCAATGCTCCTCCG GGTTAG